A DNA window from Streptomyces sp. CA-278952 contains the following coding sequences:
- a CDS encoding GntR family transcriptional regulator: MGTTQLESVQEPKYWHLKTVLSEALDSDFAVGEILPNERDLAARFGVARATLRQALEQLELEGRLQRRRGVGTTVAPPRVGIAVSTAQHEWTGGVSGEAWQPVDSVMDKAPAAVASMLGTDPAEAVHVVRRIRDTQGQAVAAELLYIPASSVPDLSAIEAPSGAVRARSVLRELHRLGLQGQDRSVELGSARAADAKELDRLPGAPVLVVTTRYFTADGTAAVSVATYRADTCRLTFGDSGALEISHDEQSERQAS; encoded by the coding sequence GTGGGGACCACGCAGCTGGAATCGGTACAGGAGCCGAAGTACTGGCACCTCAAGACCGTGCTCAGTGAGGCACTCGACTCGGACTTTGCGGTGGGGGAGATCCTGCCCAACGAGCGGGACCTCGCGGCGCGGTTCGGTGTCGCGCGAGCCACGCTCCGACAGGCCCTGGAGCAGCTCGAACTCGAAGGCAGACTGCAGCGCCGCCGTGGTGTCGGGACGACCGTCGCCCCGCCGCGCGTGGGCATCGCCGTCTCCACCGCCCAGCACGAATGGACGGGCGGCGTCAGCGGCGAGGCCTGGCAGCCGGTCGACAGCGTCATGGACAAGGCCCCTGCGGCGGTGGCCTCCATGCTCGGCACCGACCCCGCCGAAGCGGTGCACGTGGTGCGCCGTATCCGCGACACCCAGGGGCAGGCGGTAGCGGCGGAACTCCTCTACATCCCCGCCTCCTCGGTGCCCGACCTCTCCGCCATCGAGGCCCCGTCCGGCGCCGTCCGGGCCCGGAGCGTGCTGCGCGAGCTGCACCGGCTCGGCCTGCAGGGCCAGGACCGCTCCGTGGAGCTCGGCTCGGCGCGCGCGGCCGACGCCAAGGAGCTGGACCGGCTCCCCGGCGCCCCCGTCCTCGTCGTCACCACCCGCTACTTCACCGCCGACGGTACGGCGGCCGTGTCCGTCGCCACCTACCGCGCGGACACCTGCCGACTCACCTTCGGGGACTCGGGCGCGCTGGAGATCAGCCACGACGAACAGTCGGAGCGCCAGGCCTCCTGA
- a CDS encoding ROK family transcriptional regulator: MGRLTGGDPSLLRRINSAVVLHALRGAGSPTLTDLTRITGLSRPTVEGVVEGLFEAGLVVEAVPDEGEARRQGRPARRFRFRAEAGHLLGVEIGPHRVSALISGLDGRIVGAGSRVVSETAGADDRLDQVRAVIADVLRRTGVARSSLRAVGVGSPGIVEADGTVRLGTALPDWTGLALGERLRRSFRCPVLVENDANAAAVAEHWKGAATESDDVVFVLAGLSPGAGSLIGGRLHRGFGGAAGEIGALHLLGRDVTPEHLLSTTDTPLEPLDELAVTAVFAKAREGDAGAQAAVERFLQRLVHDVAALVLALDPELVVVGGWAAGLDGVLEPLRRELARYCLRPPRVTLSLLGEAAVATGALRLALDHVEEQLFAVEGAVTARR, encoded by the coding sequence GTGGGCCGGCTGACCGGTGGGGACCCGTCGCTGTTGCGACGGATCAATTCCGCGGTAGTACTGCACGCCCTGAGAGGGGCCGGCTCGCCGACGCTGACGGACCTGACACGGATCACGGGGCTGTCCCGGCCGACGGTCGAAGGCGTCGTCGAGGGGCTGTTCGAAGCGGGGCTCGTGGTCGAGGCGGTGCCCGACGAGGGCGAGGCGCGGCGCCAGGGGCGCCCTGCCCGGAGGTTCCGTTTCCGGGCCGAGGCGGGGCATCTCCTCGGGGTGGAGATCGGTCCGCACCGGGTGTCGGCGCTCATCTCGGGGCTCGACGGCCGCATCGTCGGGGCGGGCTCCCGCGTGGTGTCGGAGACCGCCGGCGCGGACGACCGGCTCGACCAGGTACGGGCCGTCATCGCGGACGTACTGCGACGCACCGGGGTGGCCCGGAGCAGTCTGCGTGCGGTGGGCGTGGGCAGTCCCGGGATCGTGGAGGCCGATGGCACCGTGCGGCTGGGTACGGCGTTGCCGGACTGGACCGGCCTCGCGCTCGGGGAGCGGCTTCGCCGTTCGTTCCGCTGCCCCGTGCTCGTCGAGAACGATGCCAACGCCGCGGCGGTCGCCGAGCACTGGAAGGGCGCGGCCACGGAGTCCGATGACGTGGTCTTCGTGCTGGCGGGGCTGAGCCCCGGGGCGGGGTCCTTGATCGGCGGGCGTCTGCACCGGGGGTTCGGCGGGGCCGCCGGGGAGATCGGCGCCCTGCACCTGCTGGGCAGGGACGTGACGCCGGAGCATCTGCTGTCGACGACGGACACGCCACTGGAACCGCTGGACGAGCTTGCGGTGACCGCGGTGTTCGCCAAGGCCCGGGAGGGCGACGCGGGGGCCCAGGCGGCGGTCGAGCGCTTCCTTCAGCGGCTGGTGCACGATGTGGCGGCGCTGGTGCTGGCGCTCGACCCGGAGCTGGTCGTGGTGGGTGGCTGGGCCGCCGGGCTGGACGGGGTACTGGAGCCCCTGCGCAGAGAGCTGGCCCGCTACTGCCTGCGCCCACCCCGGGTGACCCTGTCGCTGCTCGGGGAGGCCGCCGTCGCGACGGGGGCGTTGCGGCTCGCCCTGGACCACGTCGAGGAGCAGCTGTTCGCCGTCGAGGGTGCCGTGACGGCCCGCCGCTGA
- a CDS encoding response regulator transcription factor codes for MPFTVLLVDDEPLVRAGLRAVLEAQPDIEVVGEAADGAAVLPLVNRLRPDVVAMDVRMPLMDGIEATRLVLRTVPDPPKILVVTTFENDEYVYEALRAGADGFLLKRARPAEIVHAVRLVAEGESLLFPAAVRQLAAEYGTDKARAALDRAALTEREAAVLRLMARGLSNAEIAATLVVGTETVKSHVSSVLAKLGARDRTQAVIAAYESGFVAPG; via the coding sequence ATGCCCTTCACCGTTCTTCTGGTCGATGACGAGCCGCTGGTACGCGCCGGACTGCGTGCCGTGCTGGAGGCCCAGCCCGATATCGAGGTGGTGGGCGAGGCGGCGGACGGCGCGGCGGTGCTCCCCCTGGTGAACCGGTTGCGGCCCGATGTGGTGGCGATGGATGTGCGGATGCCGCTGATGGACGGCATCGAGGCGACCCGGCTGGTGCTGCGTACGGTGCCGGATCCCCCGAAGATCCTGGTGGTGACGACGTTCGAGAACGACGAGTACGTGTACGAGGCGTTGAGGGCGGGGGCGGACGGCTTTCTGCTCAAGCGGGCCCGGCCGGCGGAGATCGTGCATGCCGTGCGTCTGGTGGCCGAGGGGGAGTCCCTGCTGTTCCCGGCGGCGGTCCGGCAGCTCGCCGCCGAGTACGGGACGGACAAAGCACGGGCCGCTCTCGACCGTGCTGCGCTCACCGAGCGGGAGGCGGCCGTGCTCCGGTTGATGGCCCGAGGCCTGTCGAACGCGGAGATCGCGGCCACCCTCGTCGTCGGGACGGAGACGGTGAAGTCGCATGTCAGCTCGGTCCTGGCGAAGTTGGGGGCCAGGGATCGTACCCAGGCGGTCATCGCCGCGTACGAGTCCGGTTTCGTCGCTCCGGGGTGA
- a CDS encoding sensor histidine kinase, which yields MHRILTPLTSAVTYSRWLHMFIPAAAASLWFFISDQLWMPLLFAVPMGLIPAMRLEEGLQAQLLLTPSERGQPDASISVAASTSWAERWRTVLWLEVRLLISAAAIMALWLPVASIELVLSATGRPPDGLVEGMSPHWWNALLAPLPIIPLLVLVVLGGRLSTAAARWLLGPSPTDRLSVLEELTEQLLERNRMARELHDSIGHALTVAVVQAGAARAANDPAFTERALAAIEETGRDALEDLERVLRVLRESGTPVSRRPTLGEAERLLDSARSSGARVDARVSGDLGLVPAPVSREGYRILQESLTNVLRHAGPVPIRVSITVADGRLELEVINPLSGAAGLPGSGSGLRGMRERAALLGGKATMESREGDWRVRVSLPLDGIRWSDALHRSSGR from the coding sequence ATGCACCGCATCCTCACCCCGCTGACCAGCGCGGTCACTTACAGCCGCTGGTTGCACATGTTCATTCCGGCTGCCGCGGCCAGTCTGTGGTTCTTCATCTCCGACCAGCTCTGGATGCCCCTGCTCTTCGCGGTGCCCATGGGCCTCATCCCCGCGATGCGGCTCGAGGAGGGTCTGCAGGCGCAGTTGTTGCTGACCCCGTCCGAGCGTGGGCAGCCCGATGCCTCCATCTCGGTGGCTGCCTCGACGAGTTGGGCGGAGCGGTGGCGGACCGTGCTCTGGCTGGAGGTGCGGCTCCTGATCTCGGCCGCGGCGATCATGGCCCTCTGGCTGCCCGTGGCGTCGATCGAGCTCGTCCTGTCGGCGACGGGCAGGCCTCCGGACGGGCTGGTCGAGGGCATGAGCCCGCACTGGTGGAACGCGCTGCTCGCGCCGCTGCCGATCATTCCGCTGCTCGTGCTGGTGGTGCTCGGCGGCCGGCTCAGTACAGCGGCCGCCCGGTGGCTGCTCGGTCCGTCGCCGACGGACCGGCTGAGCGTGCTGGAGGAGCTGACCGAGCAGTTGCTGGAGCGCAATCGCATGGCGCGGGAGCTGCACGATTCCATCGGTCATGCGCTGACGGTGGCGGTGGTGCAGGCCGGTGCGGCGCGGGCGGCGAACGATCCGGCGTTCACCGAGCGGGCGCTGGCCGCCATCGAGGAGACGGGGCGTGATGCGCTGGAGGATCTGGAGCGGGTGCTGCGGGTGCTGCGCGAGTCCGGCACACCCGTGAGCCGGCGGCCGACGCTGGGAGAGGCGGAGCGGCTGCTGGACTCGGCGAGGAGTTCCGGGGCGCGGGTGGACGCGCGGGTGTCCGGGGATCTCGGACTGGTCCCGGCACCGGTTTCGCGGGAGGGGTATCGGATTCTTCAGGAGAGCCTCACCAATGTGCTCCGTCACGCGGGGCCGGTACCCATCCGGGTGAGCATCACGGTGGCCGACGGGCGGCTGGAGTTGGAGGTGATCAATCCGCTCTCCGGAGCGGCCGGTCTGCCGGGGAGCGGCAGCGGGCTGCGAGGTATGCGGGAGCGGGCCGCACTGCTGGGCGGGAAGGCGACGATGGAGTCGCGGGAGGGCGATTGGCGGGTGCGCGTAAGCCTCCCGCTGGACGGCATACGCTGGTCGGATGCCCTTCACCGTTCTTCTGGTCGATGA
- a CDS encoding ABC transporter ATP-binding protein, which translates to MTSIDVHELTKEYGTTRAVDRLSFRVHPGRVTGFLGPNGAGKSTTMRLVLGLDRPTGGSATIGGRPGARLTEPLRTVGALLDAQAAHGSRTPRSHLAVLAASNGIPMSRVKAVLEETGLGDVGARRIKSFSLGMRQRLGIAAALLGDPRVVMLDEPSNGLDPEGIIWIRELMKRLAREGRTVLVSSHLMSETASFADHLVVLGRGRLLADMPMKQFLDSRSRPRVRLRTTEPSRLHSALASKGLTGVQAEDGRWVIDGVTAEEVGAIVAGEGIPLLELGDERATLEQAYLDLTADDTPFAASATRNRQEA; encoded by the coding sequence ATGACCAGCATCGACGTCCACGAGCTCACCAAGGAGTACGGAACCACCCGCGCGGTGGACCGCCTCAGCTTTCGCGTCCACCCGGGCAGGGTCACCGGATTCCTCGGCCCCAACGGCGCCGGCAAGTCCACGACCATGCGTCTCGTCCTCGGCCTGGACCGGCCGACCGGCGGCTCGGCCACGATCGGCGGGAGGCCCGGTGCCCGGCTCACCGAACCGCTACGCACCGTCGGCGCTCTGCTCGACGCCCAGGCCGCCCACGGCTCACGCACACCGCGCAGCCATCTGGCCGTACTCGCCGCGAGCAACGGGATACCCATGTCGCGGGTGAAGGCCGTGCTGGAGGAGACCGGGCTCGGCGACGTGGGCGCACGGCGGATCAAGTCCTTCTCCCTCGGCATGCGCCAGCGTCTCGGCATCGCGGCCGCCCTGCTCGGCGACCCGCGGGTGGTCATGCTCGACGAGCCGTCGAACGGGCTGGACCCCGAAGGCATCATCTGGATCCGCGAACTCATGAAGCGGCTCGCCCGCGAGGGCCGGACGGTGCTGGTCTCCAGCCACCTCATGAGCGAGACCGCCTCCTTCGCCGACCACCTGGTGGTGCTCGGCCGGGGCCGGCTGCTCGCCGATATGCCGATGAAACAGTTCCTCGACTCCCGCAGCCGTCCCCGCGTACGCCTGCGAACGACCGAACCGAGCAGGCTCCACTCGGCGCTGGCCTCCAAGGGCCTGACCGGAGTGCAGGCCGAGGACGGCCGCTGGGTCATCGACGGCGTCACGGCGGAGGAGGTCGGCGCGATCGTCGCCGGCGAAGGCATTCCCCTGCTCGAACTGGGCGACGAGCGCGCCACATTGGAGCAGGCCTACCTCGATCTCACGGCGGACGACACCCCCTTCGCCGCTTCGGCCACCCGCAACCGCCAGGAGGCGTGA
- a CDS encoding ABC transporter permease: protein MTLAAVLHSEWIKIRSIRSIYGSLMAVLATTLPITVLILGTTGQEQAEQPGADALLNAFFALTFGQIAAIAFGATAVSSEFLNGALRISLAAVPRRSLFYAAKMTAIGGSALVVGLVTSFTSFLVGQLFLGEHAIGLGHPGALRAAFGGGIYLALMALLAAGLAALLRSAVAVLGLLIPLFLIVPFVLVDVATAVVTYLPDRAGQAVFHQNPADGPGPWTGLAVTALWAAAALLAGWWAVRNRDA from the coding sequence ATGACCCTGGCTGCAGTACTCCACTCCGAGTGGATCAAGATCAGGTCGATACGGTCGATCTACGGCTCCCTGATGGCCGTCCTCGCCACCACCCTCCCCATCACCGTGCTCATCCTGGGCACCACCGGCCAGGAGCAAGCGGAGCAGCCCGGGGCCGATGCGCTCCTCAACGCCTTCTTCGCTCTGACCTTCGGGCAGATCGCGGCCATCGCGTTCGGCGCGACCGCGGTCTCCTCCGAGTTTCTCAACGGAGCCCTGCGCATATCGCTTGCCGCGGTTCCCCGACGCTCCCTCTTCTACGCGGCGAAGATGACGGCGATCGGAGGATCGGCGCTCGTCGTCGGGCTGGTGACCAGCTTCACGTCGTTCCTGGTCGGTCAGCTCTTCCTGGGGGAGCACGCCATCGGCCTGGGGCACCCGGGTGCGCTGCGTGCCGCCTTCGGAGGAGGGATCTACCTGGCGCTGATGGCCCTGCTCGCGGCGGGTCTCGCCGCGCTCCTGCGGAGCGCGGTGGCGGTGCTCGGCCTGCTCATACCGCTCTTCCTCATCGTCCCCTTCGTGCTGGTGGACGTTGCCACCGCGGTGGTGACGTATCTGCCCGACCGTGCGGGGCAGGCGGTGTTCCACCAGAATCCGGCAGACGGTCCGGGGCCGTGGACAGGCCTGGCGGTGACCGCCCTATGGGCGGCGGCCGCGCTCCTGGCGGGCTGGTGGGCGGTCCGCAACCGGGACGCATGA
- the mug gene encoding G/U mismatch-specific DNA glycosylase, producing the protein MTPEELSAARDRIVPDVAAGGLRVLFCGINPSLMTAVTGHHFAHPGNRFWPVLHRAGFTPRQLRPSEQAELLDLGLGITNVVARATARADELGAEEFREGGAALTAKVELLAPQWLAVVGITAYRTAFGEPRARIGPQDRTVGGTRVWALPNPSGLNAHWTVQTMAEEYARLRDAVLTRPPTDQAAPGPAPTD; encoded by the coding sequence ATGACCCCCGAAGAGCTGAGCGCCGCCCGTGATCGCATCGTCCCCGATGTGGCCGCGGGCGGTCTGCGCGTGCTCTTCTGCGGTATCAACCCGAGCCTGATGACCGCGGTGACGGGCCACCATTTCGCTCACCCGGGAAACCGGTTCTGGCCGGTCCTGCACCGCGCGGGTTTCACGCCCCGGCAGCTGCGTCCGTCGGAGCAGGCGGAGTTGCTCGATCTCGGACTCGGCATCACCAACGTGGTGGCGCGGGCCACGGCCAGGGCCGACGAGCTCGGCGCGGAAGAGTTCCGGGAGGGCGGGGCCGCTCTGACGGCGAAGGTCGAACTGCTCGCGCCCCAGTGGCTCGCGGTGGTCGGCATCACCGCCTACCGCACGGCCTTCGGGGAGCCCCGGGCCCGGATCGGCCCCCAGGACCGCACGGTCGGCGGCACCCGCGTGTGGGCTCTGCCCAACCCCAGCGGCCTCAACGCCCACTGGACGGTCCAGACCATGGCCGAGGAGTACGCTCGCCTCCGGGACGCCGTCCTCACCCGGCCTCCGACCGACCAGGCCGCCCCCGGCCCCGCCCCGACCGACTGA
- the purB gene encoding adenylosuccinate lyase translates to MTAVSAKPRIPNVLAGRYASAELAVLWSPEQKVKLERQLWLAVLRAQKDLGIEVPDAAPADYERVLDQVDLASIAEREKITRHDVKARIEEFNALAGHEQVHKGMTSRDLTENVEQLQIRLSLELMRDRTVAVLARLGKLAAEYRELVIAGRSHNVAAQATTLGKRFATAADEMLVAHGRLEDLLSRYPLRGIKGPVGTAQDMLDLLGGDAGKLADLEQRIAGHLGFAEAFTSVGQVYPRSLDYDVVTALVQLAAAPSSVAKTIRLMAGHELVTEGFKPGQVGSSAMPHKMNTRSCERVNGLMVILRGYASMTGELAGDQWNEGDVSCSVVRRVALPDAFFAFDGLLETFLTVLDEFGAFPAVVARELDRYLPFLATTKVLMGAVRAGVGREVAHEAIKEHAVASALAMREQGAERNELLDKLAADERIPLDRAQLDELMADKLSFTGAAGDQVSSLVARIEKITEQYPEAAKYAPGSIL, encoded by the coding sequence GTGACTGCTGTGTCTGCGAAGCCTCGCATCCCCAATGTCCTGGCCGGCCGCTACGCCTCCGCGGAGCTCGCCGTCCTCTGGTCCCCCGAGCAGAAGGTGAAGCTGGAGCGTCAGCTGTGGCTGGCGGTGCTGCGCGCTCAGAAGGACCTCGGGATCGAGGTGCCCGACGCGGCGCCGGCCGACTACGAGCGTGTGCTGGACCAGGTGGACCTGGCCTCGATCGCCGAGCGCGAGAAGATCACGCGGCATGACGTCAAGGCCCGGATCGAGGAGTTCAACGCCCTCGCCGGTCATGAGCAGGTCCATAAGGGGATGACCTCCCGGGACCTGACGGAGAACGTCGAACAGCTCCAGATCCGCCTTTCGCTGGAGCTGATGCGCGACCGCACCGTGGCCGTACTGGCCCGGCTCGGCAAGCTCGCCGCGGAGTACCGCGAGCTCGTCATCGCCGGACGCTCGCACAACGTGGCCGCGCAGGCGACGACGCTGGGCAAGCGCTTCGCGACCGCGGCCGACGAGATGCTGGTCGCCCACGGCCGCCTGGAGGATCTCCTCTCCCGCTACCCGCTGCGCGGAATCAAGGGCCCGGTCGGCACGGCACAGGACATGCTGGACCTGCTCGGCGGCGACGCGGGCAAGCTCGCCGACCTGGAACAGCGCATCGCCGGGCACCTCGGCTTCGCCGAGGCGTTCACCTCGGTGGGTCAGGTCTACCCCCGATCGCTCGACTACGACGTGGTCACCGCTCTGGTGCAGCTCGCCGCGGCGCCCTCCTCGGTGGCGAAGACCATCCGCCTGATGGCCGGCCACGAACTGGTGACCGAGGGCTTCAAGCCCGGGCAGGTCGGCTCGTCCGCGATGCCGCACAAGATGAACACGCGCTCCTGCGAGCGGGTGAACGGTCTGATGGTGATCCTGCGCGGCTACGCCTCGATGACCGGCGAGCTGGCGGGCGACCAGTGGAACGAGGGCGACGTGTCCTGCTCCGTGGTCCGCCGGGTGGCCCTCCCGGACGCGTTCTTCGCGTTCGACGGCCTCCTGGAGACCTTCCTGACGGTGCTGGACGAGTTCGGCGCGTTCCCCGCCGTCGTGGCGCGCGAGCTGGACCGCTACCTTCCGTTCCTGGCCACCACCAAGGTCCTGATGGGCGCCGTACGGGCCGGAGTGGGCCGCGAGGTCGCGCACGAGGCGATCAAGGAGCACGCGGTCGCCTCCGCCCTCGCGATGCGGGAGCAGGGCGCCGAGCGCAACGAGCTGCTCGACAAGCTCGCCGCTGACGAGCGGATCCCGTTGGACCGCGCGCAGCTGGACGAGCTGATGGCCGACAAGCTCTCGTTCACGGGTGCCGCCGGCGACCAGGTGTCGTCGCTGGTCGCCCGGATCGAGAAGATCACCGAGCAGTACCCCGAGGCCGCGAAGTACGCCCCCGGCTCGATCCTCTGA
- a CDS encoding SGNH/GDSL hydrolase family protein, protein MELNASYTSLVAVGDSFTEGMSDLLPGGAYRGWADVLAARLAVRSPGFRYANLAVRGKLIGQIVDEQVEAAVSLRADVVTLVGGLNDTLRPKCDMGMVRGRLEEAVERLAPTCKQLVLMRSPGRSGPVFDRFRPRMEALFALIDDLAGQHGAAVVDLYSAPSIADPRMWDVDRLHLTTEGHRRVAEAVWQTLGLPAELDWRARMPASAPPRWAARRTQDIRFARQHLAPWIGRRLTGRSSGDGLSGAQFDATTGRAFWITPTDGENPGPVTGWRRAVSPDTTVGTAETG, encoded by the coding sequence ATGGAATTGAATGCCTCCTACACCAGTCTCGTCGCGGTCGGCGACTCGTTCACCGAGGGCATGTCGGACCTGCTCCCCGGCGGCGCCTACCGGGGCTGGGCCGACGTCCTCGCCGCCCGGCTCGCGGTCCGGTCCCCCGGTTTCCGGTACGCCAATCTCGCCGTACGCGGAAAGCTCATCGGCCAGATCGTCGACGAGCAGGTGGAGGCGGCGGTCTCGCTCCGGGCCGATGTGGTCACCCTCGTCGGCGGGCTCAACGACACGCTGCGCCCGAAGTGCGACATGGGGATGGTCAGGGGACGGCTCGAAGAGGCCGTGGAGCGTCTGGCACCCACTTGCAAGCAGCTGGTGCTGATGCGCAGCCCCGGGCGGAGCGGGCCGGTGTTCGACCGGTTCCGCCCCCGGATGGAGGCGCTGTTCGCCCTGATCGACGATCTGGCCGGGCAGCACGGCGCCGCGGTGGTGGATCTCTACTCCGCGCCCTCGATCGCCGATCCCCGGATGTGGGACGTCGACCGGCTCCATCTCACCACCGAAGGCCACCGGCGCGTCGCCGAAGCCGTCTGGCAGACCCTGGGGCTGCCGGCCGAACTGGACTGGCGTGCGCGGATGCCCGCGAGCGCGCCGCCGCGCTGGGCTGCCCGGCGAACGCAGGACATCCGCTTCGCCCGTCAGCACCTGGCCCCCTGGATCGGGCGGCGGCTCACCGGCCGCTCCTCCGGCGACGGGCTCTCGGGCGCCCAGTTCGACGCCACGACGGGCCGGGCCTTCTGGATCACGCCGACCGACGGGGAGAACCCGGGCCCGGTGACGGGGTGGCGCCGTGCCGTCTCCCCCGACACCACGGTGGGCACCGCGGAGACCGGCTGA
- a CDS encoding hemolysin family protein has product MIVLQLFIGLLTLVANAFFVGAEFALISVRRSQIEPEAEAGNRRARSVIWGLEHVSALLAAAQLGITLCTLVLGIVAEPAIAHLLEPVFDAVGVPHGLVHPLSFVIALGVATYLHMLLGEMVPKNIALAEPARSALLLGPPLVAMARALRPVIFAINAFANTLLKLLRVETKDEVSATFSDDELARLVQDAGDAGLVDDRSAQRLHHALELGRRPVRDVVMPVDRVLFARVGTTPEELERLSSESGFSRFPVMDSERRILGYLHVKDALDATPRDVPFPVTAMRPIARVRAATPLDDVLTALRRSRTHLAAVLDEDDRLAGMVTMEDVLRELVGRPGPR; this is encoded by the coding sequence GTGATTGTTCTCCAGCTCTTCATCGGCCTGCTGACCCTCGTGGCCAACGCCTTCTTCGTGGGCGCCGAATTCGCGCTGATCTCCGTGCGCCGCAGCCAGATCGAACCGGAGGCCGAGGCCGGGAACCGGCGGGCCCGCAGTGTCATCTGGGGCCTGGAACACGTCTCCGCGCTGCTCGCCGCCGCCCAGCTCGGCATCACGCTCTGCACCCTGGTGCTGGGCATCGTCGCCGAACCGGCCATCGCGCATCTGCTGGAGCCGGTCTTCGACGCGGTGGGGGTCCCGCACGGGCTGGTCCACCCGCTGTCGTTCGTCATCGCGCTGGGCGTGGCCACCTATCTGCACATGCTCCTGGGCGAGATGGTGCCGAAGAACATCGCGCTGGCCGAACCGGCGCGGAGCGCCCTGCTGCTGGGCCCTCCGCTGGTGGCGATGGCCCGTGCCCTGCGGCCGGTGATCTTCGCGATCAACGCCTTCGCCAACACCCTGCTCAAGCTCTTGCGGGTGGAGACGAAGGACGAGGTCTCCGCGACGTTCTCGGACGACGAACTGGCCCGGCTGGTCCAGGACGCCGGGGATGCCGGGTTGGTCGACGACCGCTCCGCGCAACGCCTCCACCACGCCCTGGAGCTGGGCCGCCGACCGGTACGGGACGTGGTCATGCCCGTCGACCGGGTCCTGTTCGCCAGGGTCGGTACCACTCCGGAGGAGCTGGAGCGGCTCTCGTCCGAGTCGGGGTTCTCCCGCTTCCCGGTGATGGACAGCGAGCGGCGCATCCTCGGCTACCTCCATGTGAAGGACGCCCTGGACGCGACGCCCCGGGACGTTCCCTTCCCGGTGACGGCGATGCGGCCGATCGCCCGCGTCCGGGCGGCGACTCCGCTGGACGATGTGCTCACCGCCCTGCGGCGCAGCCGGACCCACCTGGCGGCCGTTCTCGACGAGGACGACCGGCTGGCCGGCATGGTCACGATGGAGGACGTGCTCCGCGAACTCGTGGGACGGCCGGGGCCCCGGTGA
- a CDS encoding hemolysin family protein, whose translation MIEVLLLLVALLLCVACGAFVAAEFSLTTVERGELERAVERGDRGAASALRAVRSLTFQLSGAQLGITVTNLVIGMLSEPSIAKLIRGPVEAAGLPPAAASTLALVLGTALSTVVLMVVGELVPKNWAISSPLAVAKAVATPQRVFTALFRPFISHLNNTANRIVRRFGLEPTEELASARSPQELVALARHSAKAGALEADTAELFVRTLNLSELTAENVMTPRVQVTALELRATAEDVANATRATGLSRFPVYRGSLDTVVGVAHIKDVLAIPADLRPHTRISELLREPLLVPETLTVDRLLDRLSGRLAMAVVIDEYGGTAGVATLEDIVEEVVGEVRDEHDPHETPDLAAAGEDADGRTLWSADGAARTDQLRRIGLRVPDGPYETLAGLIAAEIGRIPTVDDSVELEGWRVDVVDASGRRAARALLHAPLPGSEHRTEDER comes from the coding sequence ATGATCGAAGTGCTGCTGCTGCTCGTCGCCCTGCTGCTCTGCGTCGCCTGCGGCGCGTTCGTCGCGGCTGAGTTCTCCCTGACCACGGTGGAGCGCGGCGAGCTCGAACGGGCTGTCGAGCGGGGTGACCGGGGCGCCGCGAGCGCGCTCAGAGCGGTCCGGAGCCTCACCTTCCAGCTCTCGGGGGCCCAGCTCGGCATCACCGTCACCAATCTGGTGATCGGCATGCTCTCCGAACCGTCCATCGCCAAACTGATCCGCGGCCCCGTCGAGGCGGCGGGACTGCCTCCCGCCGCCGCGTCCACCCTGGCGCTCGTCCTCGGCACGGCGCTGTCCACGGTGGTCCTGATGGTGGTCGGCGAACTGGTCCCCAAGAACTGGGCGATCTCCTCCCCGCTCGCCGTGGCCAAGGCGGTGGCCACACCACAACGCGTGTTCACCGCGCTGTTCCGCCCCTTCATCAGCCACCTCAACAACACGGCCAACCGGATCGTGCGCCGCTTCGGTCTGGAACCGACCGAGGAGCTGGCCTCCGCCCGCAGTCCGCAGGAGCTGGTGGCGCTGGCCCGGCACTCCGCGAAGGCGGGTGCGCTGGAGGCGGACACGGCCGAACTGTTCGTCCGCACGCTGAACCTCTCGGAGCTGACCGCGGAGAACGTGATGACGCCGCGGGTGCAGGTGACCGCGCTGGAGCTGCGCGCGACGGCCGAGGACGTCGCCAACGCCACCCGGGCGACCGGTCTGTCCCGTTTCCCCGTCTACCGGGGCAGCCTCGACACCGTGGTCGGCGTGGCCCACATCAAGGACGTGCTGGCGATCCCCGCCGACCTGAGGCCCCACACCCGGATCTCGGAACTGCTGCGCGAGCCCCTGCTCGTACCGGAGACGCTCACCGTGGACCGGCTGCTGGACCGGTTGTCCGGAAGGCTCGCCATGGCCGTGGTGATCGACGAGTACGGCGGGACGGCCGGAGTCGCGACGCTGGAGGACATCGTGGAGGAAGTCGTCGGCGAGGTCCGGGACGAGCACGATCCACATGAGACGCCGGACCTCGCCGCCGCCGGTGAGGACGCCGACGGGCGGACCCTGTGGTCGGCCGACGGGGCGGCGCGCACCGACCAGCTCCGCAGAATCGGTCTGCGGGTGCCGGACGGGCCCTACGAGACCCTCGCGGGGCTGATCGCCGCCGAGATCGGACGGATCCCGACGGTGGACGACAGCGTCGAGCTGGAGGGATGGCGGGTCGACGTGGTCGACGCCTCGGGCCGCCGCGCCGCGCGGGCCCTGCTGCACGCCCCACTGCCGGGGTCCGAGCACCGGACGGAGGACGAGCGGTGA